One window of Stenotrophomonas indicatrix genomic DNA carries:
- a CDS encoding transglutaminaseTgpA domain-containing protein has protein sequence MTEPALLLDRNTRTWTLASAALALLPLLLQLPTMLAALIAVAALVTAALSQRGMLPMPVRVLLVLGMLAAIAWQMGAVRPGRDTGCALLAAMLAIKSSELRTLRDARSLLGFALFSPFAAFLLDQGPLTTVLAVLAGVSALIALQRLAQGEGRSTPPPLSAQLRGVGRLLLIGLPLALACFWLFPRLATPLWGIPERAVGTPGLSDTMEPDKWLDLMADDTPALRAQFFGAVPEPAQRYWRGPVLTQFDGHVWRRDRRTERLPPAVVEHGTEGWDYQIDYEPTDRRQLVALDLPTAAPEGSRLDAALSLSSDRPLSALSRWRLHSAPPQRFDATLSTYQRRAALQLPEGFNPRTATLARQWRQEAGSDDAAVVRRALAWITADFSYTLATPAPGRDPVDAFLFDYKAGYCQHFSSAFVVLMRNAGIPARVVTGFAGGTRNRIGDYWVLRRMDAHAWAEVWLPQRGWVRIDPTAAVAPERILDTLDDRLQAGADTGLQQRWLQLGQVGDWMRRGWNELVLSFDARRQQQLLQPFGLDDLQPGQLLTGFVMAVSLALAWMAWLLARGERERDPLLRAWHRLGLRYARLGLGREPHEPALRWAHRVHGQRPDPALITLSQRFADARYAGTCNELAPLLRDLRRHRPTSGASP, from the coding sequence ATGACTGAGCCTGCCCTGCTGCTGGACCGCAACACCCGCACATGGACGCTGGCCAGCGCCGCACTGGCCCTGTTGCCGCTGCTGCTGCAGCTGCCCACCATGCTGGCCGCGTTGATCGCTGTGGCAGCACTCGTCACTGCAGCACTGTCGCAGCGTGGCATGCTGCCGATGCCGGTGCGCGTACTGCTCGTGCTGGGCATGCTCGCCGCCATCGCCTGGCAGATGGGTGCGGTGCGCCCGGGCCGGGATACTGGCTGCGCGCTGCTGGCGGCGATGCTGGCGATCAAGTCCAGCGAGCTGCGTACCCTGCGCGATGCACGCAGCCTGCTCGGCTTCGCCCTGTTTTCACCGTTTGCTGCCTTCCTGCTCGACCAGGGGCCGCTGACCACCGTGCTCGCCGTGCTCGCCGGCGTCAGCGCCCTGATTGCGCTGCAGCGGCTGGCGCAGGGTGAAGGCCGCAGTACGCCACCGCCGCTGTCCGCACAGCTGCGCGGCGTCGGTCGCCTGCTGCTGATCGGCCTGCCGCTGGCGCTGGCCTGCTTCTGGCTGTTCCCACGATTGGCCACGCCGCTGTGGGGCATTCCCGAACGCGCTGTCGGCACGCCCGGGCTGTCGGACACGATGGAGCCGGACAAGTGGCTGGACCTGATGGCCGACGATACCCCGGCCCTGCGGGCGCAGTTCTTCGGCGCGGTTCCAGAGCCGGCACAGCGCTACTGGCGCGGGCCGGTACTGACCCAGTTCGACGGGCATGTCTGGAGACGCGACCGCCGTACCGAACGTTTGCCGCCTGCCGTCGTGGAGCACGGCACGGAGGGCTGGGACTACCAGATCGATTACGAACCCACCGACCGTCGCCAACTGGTTGCGTTGGATCTCCCTACGGCCGCACCGGAAGGCAGCCGGCTTGACGCAGCCCTGAGCCTGAGCAGCGACCGCCCGTTGTCCGCGTTGAGCCGCTGGCGGCTGCACTCGGCCCCACCGCAGCGCTTCGATGCCACGCTGTCGACGTACCAGCGCCGCGCTGCGCTGCAGCTGCCGGAAGGCTTCAACCCGCGCACGGCAACCCTGGCGCGACAGTGGCGGCAGGAAGCCGGAAGCGATGATGCAGCGGTGGTCCGTCGCGCCTTGGCGTGGATCACCGCGGATTTTTCGTACACGCTGGCGACACCGGCCCCCGGGCGTGATCCTGTCGATGCATTCCTGTTCGACTACAAGGCCGGCTACTGCCAGCATTTCAGCTCTGCCTTCGTGGTGCTCATGCGCAACGCCGGCATTCCGGCGCGTGTGGTCACCGGGTTCGCCGGCGGCACGCGCAACCGGATCGGCGACTACTGGGTACTGCGGCGGATGGACGCACACGCCTGGGCCGAGGTGTGGCTGCCGCAACGCGGCTGGGTGCGCATCGACCCGACAGCAGCAGTAGCACCCGAGCGCATCCTGGACACGCTCGACGACCGTCTGCAGGCCGGGGCCGATACCGGACTACAGCAGCGCTGGCTGCAGCTGGGCCAGGTCGGCGACTGGATGCGCAGGGGCTGGAACGAACTGGTGCTGTCGTTCGACGCGCGCCGCCAGCAGCAGCTGCTGCAACCGTTTGGTCTGGACGATCTGCAGCCGGGACAGCTGCTGACCGGCTTCGTGATGGCGGTGTCGCTGGCGCTGGCCTGGATGGCGTGGCTGCTGGCCCGTGGCGAACGCGAGCGCGACCCGCTGCTGCGCGCCTGGCACCGGCTGGGGCTGCGCTATGCGCGGCTGGGGCTGGGCCGCGAACCGCACGAACCCGCCCTGCGCTGGGCACACCGGGTCCACGGGCAACGCCCCGACCCGGCCCTCATCACACTCAGCCAGCGTTTCGCTGATGCACGCTACGCTGGCACTTGTAACGAGCTCGCCCCATTATTGCGGGACCTGCGCAGGCATCGCCCGACTTCCGGAGCCTCCCCATGA
- a CDS encoding DUF58 domain-containing protein translates to MASHARRLLQLARPRTPESLPQRLDRRRIYVLPTRFGLFVACLLVAMLLGALNYNNNPALLLALLLAAAAIASAIAAHLQLSGVQIDAISAEPLPAGQPLRLRVDLSLRDPRARHGLHLQLGDSEAWLDLPAQGRGEAELEVPSERRGWLELPRIRLSTTQPLGLVRAWSWVWPEEPLLVYPLAEAKASPLPQQGSDPLHTRAHANGEELHQLRPYRAGDPPRSIAWKHSARRDALLVREYEKPIGIEVVLDWRALAPLGQEARIARLARWVDSAEREGRRYTLLLPMHPPIGPGQGASHHHLCLRALALLPHD, encoded by the coding sequence ATGGCATCACATGCCCGGCGACTGCTGCAGCTGGCACGCCCGCGCACGCCGGAGTCGTTGCCGCAGCGGCTGGACCGACGGCGCATCTATGTACTGCCCACCCGCTTCGGCCTGTTTGTGGCCTGCCTGCTGGTCGCGATGCTGCTGGGCGCGCTGAACTACAACAACAACCCTGCGTTGTTGCTGGCGCTGCTGCTGGCAGCGGCAGCGATCGCCAGCGCCATCGCTGCGCACCTGCAGCTGTCGGGTGTGCAGATCGACGCGATCTCCGCCGAACCGCTGCCGGCCGGACAACCGCTGCGCCTGCGCGTGGACCTGTCGCTGCGCGACCCGCGAGCGCGACACGGCCTGCACCTGCAGCTGGGCGACAGCGAGGCGTGGCTCGACCTGCCCGCGCAGGGCCGCGGTGAGGCCGAGCTGGAAGTGCCCAGCGAACGCCGTGGTTGGCTGGAACTGCCGCGTATCCGCCTGTCCACCACACAACCACTTGGCCTGGTCAGGGCGTGGTCATGGGTGTGGCCGGAAGAACCCCTGCTGGTCTACCCGCTGGCCGAAGCGAAGGCGTCGCCGTTGCCGCAGCAGGGCAGCGATCCCCTGCACACCCGCGCCCACGCCAACGGCGAGGAACTGCATCAACTGCGCCCGTATCGCGCTGGAGATCCACCCCGCAGCATTGCCTGGAAACACTCCGCGCGCCGCGACGCGCTGCTGGTACGCGAATACGAGAAGCCGATAGGCATCGAAGTGGTGCTGGACTGGCGCGCGCTGGCCCCCTTGGGCCAGGAGGCCCGCATCGCGCGGTTGGCACGCTGGGTCGACAGCGCGGAGCGCGAAGGCCGTCGCTACACGCTGCTGCTGCCGATGCACCCGCCGATCGGCCCTGGCCAGGGTGCCAGCCACCACCATCTGTGCCTGCGCGCGCTGGCGTTGCTTCCCCATGACTGA
- a CDS encoding Slp family lipoprotein, whose amino-acid sequence MNTKFLLTAVAALALSACATAPKPLQGQFSLVSPRDSVATQQVGTPVRWGGRIIETKPGQGETCFQIISRPLNGSGRPNTTSSDASDGRFIACRAGFYDPAVFEAGRDVTFIGKIDGYANTRIGDYDYRLPKLAADVIYLWPEQRQVDVVPYPYGPWGPGPYGPYWGGYRGWGWW is encoded by the coding sequence ATGAATACCAAGTTCCTCCTCACCGCCGTGGCCGCCCTTGCCCTGTCGGCCTGCGCCACGGCCCCCAAGCCGCTGCAGGGACAGTTCAGCCTGGTTTCCCCGCGCGACTCGGTTGCCACCCAGCAGGTCGGCACGCCGGTGCGCTGGGGTGGCCGGATCATCGAAACCAAGCCCGGCCAGGGAGAGACCTGTTTCCAGATCATCTCGCGGCCGCTCAACGGTAGCGGCCGCCCGAACACCACCTCCTCCGATGCCAGTGACGGCCGCTTCATCGCCTGCCGTGCCGGCTTCTACGACCCGGCCGTGTTCGAAGCCGGCCGCGACGTGACCTTCATCGGCAAGATCGATGGCTACGCCAACACCCGTATCGGTGATTACGACTACCGACTGCCGAAGCTGGCGGCCGACGTGATCTATCTGTGGCCGGAGCAGCGCCAGGTCGATGTCGTGCCCTACCCCTACGGACCGTGGGGCCCGGGCCCGTATGGCCCGTACTGGGGTGGTTACCGCGGCTGGGGCTGGTGGTAG